A section of the Tachysurus fulvidraco isolate hzauxx_2018 chromosome 7, HZAU_PFXX_2.0, whole genome shotgun sequence genome encodes:
- the fnip2 gene encoding folliculin-interacting protein 2 isoform X3, which translates to MSPMLLQKLFSKKAAATVGGARERAAEAETRWASAEFDLAQIRLIVYQDCERRGRQVLFDSKAIRKLDPSELNVEETKAPPTRGGACQIGCKAKQKETPPTYQYTRPSSDVNMLGEMMFGSVAMSYKGSTLKIHHIRSPPQLMVSKVFSARCGSSNAGSTNTLQDSLDSISQTCPSRSSSIAHSNPVDMPGRGHGEDSDSGIARSASLSSLLATPLPSPGSSYSSGCASSYQRRWLRSQVTSLQHGLIPRWSTDEMFSLSDESCSSNPGLGRRKMIAVSIIISLPEKEEENQSFQEFFFSHFPLFESHMNKLKTAIERAMIVCRRIAEPSQRVQVYLCRVMEALGEFRMTVWNLYMAPRITEPIWLTMVSQSAERNQLCQSFLKEMSLLMEQGAKNQFLSSLLTAVLMHHLAWVPTVMPSSHQPMKAFHQKHCSHRVDSLANCHPYNPLWAQLGDLYGALGSPVRVCRTVVVGRSRELVQRVLYILSYFVRCSDLLENTLPHTQTESPADPCPSQTTNPFSCFERTNERPFTCDSEAAKSTLNPEKTNERTADTNPTDPTCSLEETSTEAGDSDSAASSPFSETTNEQLGCDRECSWQLGLEHSLANPSPPVHRVQFMIGSPKEGENNRECETRTGHRCERGLHRKMPSRLLTNSLDSSDEEESSHKQTCAGNEMPQHELPLPSCDVELRPDMNHFGRSLLGGYSPQYMPDFVLHGVTSDQRLKQCLMADLEHTVLHPALDEPVAEAMCIVADTDRLSVQLATTQRRVCEPGQLGRDVMVSNLVHTLLTSVLQLHTLNMAADFCVMHLEDRLQEVYFKSCSLAEYLKGQQRVHVKELGLALGIDSSDLPLLTAVASTHSPYVAQILL; encoded by the exons TTGGGCTTCTGCTGAGTTTGATCTCGCACAAATCCGACTGATTGTGTATCAGGATTGTGAAAGAAGGGGTCGCCAAGTACTCTTCGATTCCAAGGCTATACGGAAGCTCGACCCGTCTGAActg AATGTCGAGGAGACAAAAGCTCCGCCCACTCGGGGCGGTGCATGCCAAATCGGCTGCAAGGCAAAGCAGAAAGAGACTCCGCCTACTTATCAG TATACAAGACCATCTTCAGATGTGAATATGCTCGGGGAGATGATGTTCGGCTCCGTCGCCATGAGCTACAAGGGGTCGACGTTAAAGATTCACCACATCCG atcTCCTCCTCAGCTGATGGTCAGTAAGGTTTTCTCCGCACGCTGTGGCAGCAGTAACGCAGGCAGCACCAACAC TCTCCAGGACAGCCTTGATTCTATTAGCCAAACCTGCCCAAGTCGCAGCAGCAGCATCG CTCATAGTAATCCTGTGGACATGCCAGGCCGAGGACACGGTGAAGACAGTGACAGTGGAATCGCCCGTTCAG CGTCACTCAGCAGCCTCCTGGCCACGCCCCTCCCTTCCCCCGGCTCGTCCTACAGCAGCGGGTGTGCAAGCAGTTACCAACGGCGATGGCTCCGTAGCCAAGTGACCAGCCTCCAGCATGGCTTGATCCCTCGCTG GAGCACTGATGAGATGTTCAGCCTGTCAGACGAAAGCTGCAGCTCGAACCCTGGTCTGGGCCGCAGGAAGATGATCGCAGtcagcatcatcatcagccTGccggagaaagaggaggagaaccAAAGCTTTCAGGAATTCTTCTTCTCCCACTTCCCCCTGTTCGAGTCTCACATGAACAAACTGAAGACTGCCATCGAGAGG gcaATGATTGTGTGCAGGAGAATAGCAGAGCCTAGTCAGCGAGTGCAGGTGTATCTATGTCGGGTTATGGAGGCACTGGGAgagttcag GATGACCGTGTGGAACCTGTACATGGCTCCACGGATCACTGAACCCATCTGGCTGACCATGGTGTCCCAGAGTGCTGAGCGAAACCAGCTGTGTCAGAGCTTCCTGAAGGAGATGAGCCTGCTTATGGAACAGGGGGCCAAGAACCA GTTCCTGTCTTCTCTCCTCACTGCGGTCCTCATGCATCACCTCGCCTGGGTTCCCACGGTAATGCCAAGCAGCCACCAGCCAATGAAAGCCTTTCATCAGAAACACTGTTCTCACAGGGTAGACTCTCTGGCCAACTGTCACCCCTACAACCCACTGTGGGCACAGTTAg GAGATCTGTATGGTGCGTTGGGTTCTCCTGTTCGAGTGTGTCGTACTGTGGTTGTCGGGCGCAGTCGTGAGCTGGTGCAGCGTGTGCTGTACATTCTGTCCTACTTTGTCCGCTGCTCTGACCTCCTGGAaaacacacttcctcacacacagacagaaagtccTGCCGATCCATGCCCTTCTCAAACCACTAACCCCTTCTCCTGTTTCGAGAGGACCAATGAGAGACCATTTACCTGTGATTCAGAGGCTGCAAAGTCCACCCTTAACCCTGAAAAGACCAATGAGAGAACAGCTGATACAAATCCCACAGATCCGACTTGCAGTCTGGAGGAAACCAGCACAGAAGCAGGCGACTCTGACTCAGCTGCCTCCTCCCCCTTTTCTGAAACAACCAATGAGCAGCTAGGATGCGATCGGGAATGTTCATGGCAACTGGGACTAGAGCACTCGTTAGCCAATCCGAGCCCTCCTGTGCACAGAGTGCAGTTCATGATTGGCAGCCCAAAGGAGGGGGAGAACAACAGAGAATGTGAGACGAGGACTGGACATCGGTGTGAGCGTGGCTTACACAGGAAGATGCCCAGTAGGCTTTTAACAAACAGCTTGGACAGTTCGGATGAGGAGGAATCATCTCACAAGCAGACATGCGCAGGAAATGAAATGCCGCAACATGAGCTACCGCTCCCAAG CTGTGATGTGGAGCTCCGACCCGACATGAATCATTTCGGTCGCTCTCTGCTCGGAGGTTATAGTCCACAGTACATGCCTGACTTCGTCCTGCACGGCGTCACCTCGGATCAGCGGCTCAAGCAGTGCCTGATGGCCGACCTGGAACACACAGTACTG caccCTGCGTTGGACGAGCCAGTGGCTGAAGCCATGTGCATCGTGGCAGACACGGACCGCCTCAGCGTTCAGTTGGCTACTACGCAgcggcgtgtgtgtgagccagGCCAGCTAGGAAGAGACGTGATGGTCTCCAACCTcgtacacacactcctcacatcTGTGCTGCAGCTGCACACACTCAACATGGCCGCAGACTTT TGTGTCATGCATTTGGAGGACCGCTTGCAGGAGGTGTACTTCAAGAGCTGTTCTTTAGCAGAATATCTGAAAGGACAGCAACGAGTCCATGTAAAGGAACTGGGACTAGCGCTggg GATTGATTCCAGTGATCTTCCATTACTCACAGCTGTCGCCAGCACACACTCGCCCTACGTTGCGCAGATCCTTCTGTGA
- the fnip2 gene encoding folliculin-interacting protein 2 isoform X1: MSPMLLQKLFSKKAAATVGGARERAAEAETRWASAEFDLAQIRLIVYQDCERRGRQVLFDSKAIRKLDPSELNVEETKAPPTRGGACQIGCKAKQKETPPTYQYTRPSSDVNMLGEMMFGSVAMSYKGSTLKIHHIRSPPQLMVSKVFSARCGSSNAGSTNTLQDSLDSISQTCPSRSSSIAHSNPVDMPGRGHGEDSDSGIARSASLSSLLATPLPSPGSSYSSGCASSYQRRWLRSQVTSLQHGLIPRWSTDEMFSLSDESCSSNPGLGRRKMIAVSIIISLPEKEEENQSFQEFFFSHFPLFESHMNKLKTAIERAMIVCRRIAEPSQRVQVYLCRVMEALGEFSWTYLSHRILMDCAMVKFTRMTVWNLYMAPRITEPIWLTMVSQSAERNQLCQSFLKEMSLLMEQGAKNQFLSSLLTAVLMHHLAWVPTVMPSSHQPMKAFHQKHCSHRVDSLANCHPYNPLWAQLGDLYGALGSPVRVCRTVVVGRSRELVQRVLYILSYFVRCSDLLENTLPHTQTESPADPCPSQTTNPFSCFERTNERPFTCDSEAAKSTLNPEKTNERTADTNPTDPTCSLEETSTEAGDSDSAASSPFSETTNEQLGCDRECSWQLGLEHSLANPSPPVHRVQFMIGSPKEGENNRECETRTGHRCERGLHRKMPSRLLTNSLDSSDEEESSHKQTCAGNEMPQHELPLPSCDVELRPDMNHFGRSLLGGYSPQYMPDFVLHGVTSDQRLKQCLMADLEHTVLHPALDEPVAEAMCIVADTDRLSVQLATTQRRVCEPGQLGRDVMVSNLVHTLLTSVLQLHTLNMAADFCVMHLEDRLQEVYFKSCSLAEYLKGQQRVHVKELGLALGIDSSDLPLLTAVASTHSPYVAQILL; the protein is encoded by the exons TTGGGCTTCTGCTGAGTTTGATCTCGCACAAATCCGACTGATTGTGTATCAGGATTGTGAAAGAAGGGGTCGCCAAGTACTCTTCGATTCCAAGGCTATACGGAAGCTCGACCCGTCTGAActg AATGTCGAGGAGACAAAAGCTCCGCCCACTCGGGGCGGTGCATGCCAAATCGGCTGCAAGGCAAAGCAGAAAGAGACTCCGCCTACTTATCAG TATACAAGACCATCTTCAGATGTGAATATGCTCGGGGAGATGATGTTCGGCTCCGTCGCCATGAGCTACAAGGGGTCGACGTTAAAGATTCACCACATCCG atcTCCTCCTCAGCTGATGGTCAGTAAGGTTTTCTCCGCACGCTGTGGCAGCAGTAACGCAGGCAGCACCAACAC TCTCCAGGACAGCCTTGATTCTATTAGCCAAACCTGCCCAAGTCGCAGCAGCAGCATCG CTCATAGTAATCCTGTGGACATGCCAGGCCGAGGACACGGTGAAGACAGTGACAGTGGAATCGCCCGTTCAG CGTCACTCAGCAGCCTCCTGGCCACGCCCCTCCCTTCCCCCGGCTCGTCCTACAGCAGCGGGTGTGCAAGCAGTTACCAACGGCGATGGCTCCGTAGCCAAGTGACCAGCCTCCAGCATGGCTTGATCCCTCGCTG GAGCACTGATGAGATGTTCAGCCTGTCAGACGAAAGCTGCAGCTCGAACCCTGGTCTGGGCCGCAGGAAGATGATCGCAGtcagcatcatcatcagccTGccggagaaagaggaggagaaccAAAGCTTTCAGGAATTCTTCTTCTCCCACTTCCCCCTGTTCGAGTCTCACATGAACAAACTGAAGACTGCCATCGAGAGG gcaATGATTGTGTGCAGGAGAATAGCAGAGCCTAGTCAGCGAGTGCAGGTGTATCTATGTCGGGTTATGGAGGCACTGGGAgagttcag TTGGACATATTTGTCTCATCGTATCCTCATGGACTGTGCTATGGTAAAATTTACAAGGATGACCGTGTGGAACCTGTACATGGCTCCACGGATCACTGAACCCATCTGGCTGACCATGGTGTCCCAGAGTGCTGAGCGAAACCAGCTGTGTCAGAGCTTCCTGAAGGAGATGAGCCTGCTTATGGAACAGGGGGCCAAGAACCA GTTCCTGTCTTCTCTCCTCACTGCGGTCCTCATGCATCACCTCGCCTGGGTTCCCACGGTAATGCCAAGCAGCCACCAGCCAATGAAAGCCTTTCATCAGAAACACTGTTCTCACAGGGTAGACTCTCTGGCCAACTGTCACCCCTACAACCCACTGTGGGCACAGTTAg GAGATCTGTATGGTGCGTTGGGTTCTCCTGTTCGAGTGTGTCGTACTGTGGTTGTCGGGCGCAGTCGTGAGCTGGTGCAGCGTGTGCTGTACATTCTGTCCTACTTTGTCCGCTGCTCTGACCTCCTGGAaaacacacttcctcacacacagacagaaagtccTGCCGATCCATGCCCTTCTCAAACCACTAACCCCTTCTCCTGTTTCGAGAGGACCAATGAGAGACCATTTACCTGTGATTCAGAGGCTGCAAAGTCCACCCTTAACCCTGAAAAGACCAATGAGAGAACAGCTGATACAAATCCCACAGATCCGACTTGCAGTCTGGAGGAAACCAGCACAGAAGCAGGCGACTCTGACTCAGCTGCCTCCTCCCCCTTTTCTGAAACAACCAATGAGCAGCTAGGATGCGATCGGGAATGTTCATGGCAACTGGGACTAGAGCACTCGTTAGCCAATCCGAGCCCTCCTGTGCACAGAGTGCAGTTCATGATTGGCAGCCCAAAGGAGGGGGAGAACAACAGAGAATGTGAGACGAGGACTGGACATCGGTGTGAGCGTGGCTTACACAGGAAGATGCCCAGTAGGCTTTTAACAAACAGCTTGGACAGTTCGGATGAGGAGGAATCATCTCACAAGCAGACATGCGCAGGAAATGAAATGCCGCAACATGAGCTACCGCTCCCAAG CTGTGATGTGGAGCTCCGACCCGACATGAATCATTTCGGTCGCTCTCTGCTCGGAGGTTATAGTCCACAGTACATGCCTGACTTCGTCCTGCACGGCGTCACCTCGGATCAGCGGCTCAAGCAGTGCCTGATGGCCGACCTGGAACACACAGTACTG caccCTGCGTTGGACGAGCCAGTGGCTGAAGCCATGTGCATCGTGGCAGACACGGACCGCCTCAGCGTTCAGTTGGCTACTACGCAgcggcgtgtgtgtgagccagGCCAGCTAGGAAGAGACGTGATGGTCTCCAACCTcgtacacacactcctcacatcTGTGCTGCAGCTGCACACACTCAACATGGCCGCAGACTTT TGTGTCATGCATTTGGAGGACCGCTTGCAGGAGGTGTACTTCAAGAGCTGTTCTTTAGCAGAATATCTGAAAGGACAGCAACGAGTCCATGTAAAGGAACTGGGACTAGCGCTggg GATTGATTCCAGTGATCTTCCATTACTCACAGCTGTCGCCAGCACACACTCGCCCTACGTTGCGCAGATCCTTCTGTGA
- the fnip2 gene encoding folliculin-interacting protein 2 isoform X2, with product MKIKSQRKYNSMWWSDADVLCDSWASAEFDLAQIRLIVYQDCERRGRQVLFDSKAIRKLDPSELNVEETKAPPTRGGACQIGCKAKQKETPPTYQYTRPSSDVNMLGEMMFGSVAMSYKGSTLKIHHIRSPPQLMVSKVFSARCGSSNAGSTNTLQDSLDSISQTCPSRSSSIAHSNPVDMPGRGHGEDSDSGIARSASLSSLLATPLPSPGSSYSSGCASSYQRRWLRSQVTSLQHGLIPRWSTDEMFSLSDESCSSNPGLGRRKMIAVSIIISLPEKEEENQSFQEFFFSHFPLFESHMNKLKTAIERAMIVCRRIAEPSQRVQVYLCRVMEALGEFSWTYLSHRILMDCAMVKFTRMTVWNLYMAPRITEPIWLTMVSQSAERNQLCQSFLKEMSLLMEQGAKNQFLSSLLTAVLMHHLAWVPTVMPSSHQPMKAFHQKHCSHRVDSLANCHPYNPLWAQLGDLYGALGSPVRVCRTVVVGRSRELVQRVLYILSYFVRCSDLLENTLPHTQTESPADPCPSQTTNPFSCFERTNERPFTCDSEAAKSTLNPEKTNERTADTNPTDPTCSLEETSTEAGDSDSAASSPFSETTNEQLGCDRECSWQLGLEHSLANPSPPVHRVQFMIGSPKEGENNRECETRTGHRCERGLHRKMPSRLLTNSLDSSDEEESSHKQTCAGNEMPQHELPLPSCDVELRPDMNHFGRSLLGGYSPQYMPDFVLHGVTSDQRLKQCLMADLEHTVLHPALDEPVAEAMCIVADTDRLSVQLATTQRRVCEPGQLGRDVMVSNLVHTLLTSVLQLHTLNMAADFCVMHLEDRLQEVYFKSCSLAEYLKGQQRVHVKELGLALGIDSSDLPLLTAVASTHSPYVAQILL from the exons ATGAAGATTAAAAGTCAGAGGAAATACAACTCAATGTGGTGGTCAGATGCAGATGTTTTATGTGACAG TTGGGCTTCTGCTGAGTTTGATCTCGCACAAATCCGACTGATTGTGTATCAGGATTGTGAAAGAAGGGGTCGCCAAGTACTCTTCGATTCCAAGGCTATACGGAAGCTCGACCCGTCTGAActg AATGTCGAGGAGACAAAAGCTCCGCCCACTCGGGGCGGTGCATGCCAAATCGGCTGCAAGGCAAAGCAGAAAGAGACTCCGCCTACTTATCAG TATACAAGACCATCTTCAGATGTGAATATGCTCGGGGAGATGATGTTCGGCTCCGTCGCCATGAGCTACAAGGGGTCGACGTTAAAGATTCACCACATCCG atcTCCTCCTCAGCTGATGGTCAGTAAGGTTTTCTCCGCACGCTGTGGCAGCAGTAACGCAGGCAGCACCAACAC TCTCCAGGACAGCCTTGATTCTATTAGCCAAACCTGCCCAAGTCGCAGCAGCAGCATCG CTCATAGTAATCCTGTGGACATGCCAGGCCGAGGACACGGTGAAGACAGTGACAGTGGAATCGCCCGTTCAG CGTCACTCAGCAGCCTCCTGGCCACGCCCCTCCCTTCCCCCGGCTCGTCCTACAGCAGCGGGTGTGCAAGCAGTTACCAACGGCGATGGCTCCGTAGCCAAGTGACCAGCCTCCAGCATGGCTTGATCCCTCGCTG GAGCACTGATGAGATGTTCAGCCTGTCAGACGAAAGCTGCAGCTCGAACCCTGGTCTGGGCCGCAGGAAGATGATCGCAGtcagcatcatcatcagccTGccggagaaagaggaggagaaccAAAGCTTTCAGGAATTCTTCTTCTCCCACTTCCCCCTGTTCGAGTCTCACATGAACAAACTGAAGACTGCCATCGAGAGG gcaATGATTGTGTGCAGGAGAATAGCAGAGCCTAGTCAGCGAGTGCAGGTGTATCTATGTCGGGTTATGGAGGCACTGGGAgagttcag TTGGACATATTTGTCTCATCGTATCCTCATGGACTGTGCTATGGTAAAATTTACAAGGATGACCGTGTGGAACCTGTACATGGCTCCACGGATCACTGAACCCATCTGGCTGACCATGGTGTCCCAGAGTGCTGAGCGAAACCAGCTGTGTCAGAGCTTCCTGAAGGAGATGAGCCTGCTTATGGAACAGGGGGCCAAGAACCA GTTCCTGTCTTCTCTCCTCACTGCGGTCCTCATGCATCACCTCGCCTGGGTTCCCACGGTAATGCCAAGCAGCCACCAGCCAATGAAAGCCTTTCATCAGAAACACTGTTCTCACAGGGTAGACTCTCTGGCCAACTGTCACCCCTACAACCCACTGTGGGCACAGTTAg GAGATCTGTATGGTGCGTTGGGTTCTCCTGTTCGAGTGTGTCGTACTGTGGTTGTCGGGCGCAGTCGTGAGCTGGTGCAGCGTGTGCTGTACATTCTGTCCTACTTTGTCCGCTGCTCTGACCTCCTGGAaaacacacttcctcacacacagacagaaagtccTGCCGATCCATGCCCTTCTCAAACCACTAACCCCTTCTCCTGTTTCGAGAGGACCAATGAGAGACCATTTACCTGTGATTCAGAGGCTGCAAAGTCCACCCTTAACCCTGAAAAGACCAATGAGAGAACAGCTGATACAAATCCCACAGATCCGACTTGCAGTCTGGAGGAAACCAGCACAGAAGCAGGCGACTCTGACTCAGCTGCCTCCTCCCCCTTTTCTGAAACAACCAATGAGCAGCTAGGATGCGATCGGGAATGTTCATGGCAACTGGGACTAGAGCACTCGTTAGCCAATCCGAGCCCTCCTGTGCACAGAGTGCAGTTCATGATTGGCAGCCCAAAGGAGGGGGAGAACAACAGAGAATGTGAGACGAGGACTGGACATCGGTGTGAGCGTGGCTTACACAGGAAGATGCCCAGTAGGCTTTTAACAAACAGCTTGGACAGTTCGGATGAGGAGGAATCATCTCACAAGCAGACATGCGCAGGAAATGAAATGCCGCAACATGAGCTACCGCTCCCAAG CTGTGATGTGGAGCTCCGACCCGACATGAATCATTTCGGTCGCTCTCTGCTCGGAGGTTATAGTCCACAGTACATGCCTGACTTCGTCCTGCACGGCGTCACCTCGGATCAGCGGCTCAAGCAGTGCCTGATGGCCGACCTGGAACACACAGTACTG caccCTGCGTTGGACGAGCCAGTGGCTGAAGCCATGTGCATCGTGGCAGACACGGACCGCCTCAGCGTTCAGTTGGCTACTACGCAgcggcgtgtgtgtgagccagGCCAGCTAGGAAGAGACGTGATGGTCTCCAACCTcgtacacacactcctcacatcTGTGCTGCAGCTGCACACACTCAACATGGCCGCAGACTTT TGTGTCATGCATTTGGAGGACCGCTTGCAGGAGGTGTACTTCAAGAGCTGTTCTTTAGCAGAATATCTGAAAGGACAGCAACGAGTCCATGTAAAGGAACTGGGACTAGCGCTggg GATTGATTCCAGTGATCTTCCATTACTCACAGCTGTCGCCAGCACACACTCGCCCTACGTTGCGCAGATCCTTCTGTGA
- the fnip2 gene encoding folliculin-interacting protein 2 isoform X4 translates to MESSWASAEFDLAQIRLIVYQDCERRGRQVLFDSKAIRKLDPSELNVEETKAPPTRGGACQIGCKAKQKETPPTYQYTRPSSDVNMLGEMMFGSVAMSYKGSTLKIHHIRSPPQLMVSKVFSARCGSSNAGSTNTLQDSLDSISQTCPSRSSSIAHSNPVDMPGRGHGEDSDSGIARSASLSSLLATPLPSPGSSYSSGCASSYQRRWLRSQVTSLQHGLIPRWSTDEMFSLSDESCSSNPGLGRRKMIAVSIIISLPEKEEENQSFQEFFFSHFPLFESHMNKLKTAIERAMIVCRRIAEPSQRVQVYLCRVMEALGEFSWTYLSHRILMDCAMVKFTRMTVWNLYMAPRITEPIWLTMVSQSAERNQLCQSFLKEMSLLMEQGAKNQFLSSLLTAVLMHHLAWVPTVMPSSHQPMKAFHQKHCSHRVDSLANCHPYNPLWAQLGDLYGALGSPVRVCRTVVVGRSRELVQRVLYILSYFVRCSDLLENTLPHTQTESPADPCPSQTTNPFSCFERTNERPFTCDSEAAKSTLNPEKTNERTADTNPTDPTCSLEETSTEAGDSDSAASSPFSETTNEQLGCDRECSWQLGLEHSLANPSPPVHRVQFMIGSPKEGENNRECETRTGHRCERGLHRKMPSRLLTNSLDSSDEEESSHKQTCAGNEMPQHELPLPSCDVELRPDMNHFGRSLLGGYSPQYMPDFVLHGVTSDQRLKQCLMADLEHTVLHPALDEPVAEAMCIVADTDRLSVQLATTQRRVCEPGQLGRDVMVSNLVHTLLTSVLQLHTLNMAADFCVMHLEDRLQEVYFKSCSLAEYLKGQQRVHVKELGLALGIDSSDLPLLTAVASTHSPYVAQILL, encoded by the exons ATGGAGAGCAG TTGGGCTTCTGCTGAGTTTGATCTCGCACAAATCCGACTGATTGTGTATCAGGATTGTGAAAGAAGGGGTCGCCAAGTACTCTTCGATTCCAAGGCTATACGGAAGCTCGACCCGTCTGAActg AATGTCGAGGAGACAAAAGCTCCGCCCACTCGGGGCGGTGCATGCCAAATCGGCTGCAAGGCAAAGCAGAAAGAGACTCCGCCTACTTATCAG TATACAAGACCATCTTCAGATGTGAATATGCTCGGGGAGATGATGTTCGGCTCCGTCGCCATGAGCTACAAGGGGTCGACGTTAAAGATTCACCACATCCG atcTCCTCCTCAGCTGATGGTCAGTAAGGTTTTCTCCGCACGCTGTGGCAGCAGTAACGCAGGCAGCACCAACAC TCTCCAGGACAGCCTTGATTCTATTAGCCAAACCTGCCCAAGTCGCAGCAGCAGCATCG CTCATAGTAATCCTGTGGACATGCCAGGCCGAGGACACGGTGAAGACAGTGACAGTGGAATCGCCCGTTCAG CGTCACTCAGCAGCCTCCTGGCCACGCCCCTCCCTTCCCCCGGCTCGTCCTACAGCAGCGGGTGTGCAAGCAGTTACCAACGGCGATGGCTCCGTAGCCAAGTGACCAGCCTCCAGCATGGCTTGATCCCTCGCTG GAGCACTGATGAGATGTTCAGCCTGTCAGACGAAAGCTGCAGCTCGAACCCTGGTCTGGGCCGCAGGAAGATGATCGCAGtcagcatcatcatcagccTGccggagaaagaggaggagaaccAAAGCTTTCAGGAATTCTTCTTCTCCCACTTCCCCCTGTTCGAGTCTCACATGAACAAACTGAAGACTGCCATCGAGAGG gcaATGATTGTGTGCAGGAGAATAGCAGAGCCTAGTCAGCGAGTGCAGGTGTATCTATGTCGGGTTATGGAGGCACTGGGAgagttcag TTGGACATATTTGTCTCATCGTATCCTCATGGACTGTGCTATGGTAAAATTTACAAGGATGACCGTGTGGAACCTGTACATGGCTCCACGGATCACTGAACCCATCTGGCTGACCATGGTGTCCCAGAGTGCTGAGCGAAACCAGCTGTGTCAGAGCTTCCTGAAGGAGATGAGCCTGCTTATGGAACAGGGGGCCAAGAACCA GTTCCTGTCTTCTCTCCTCACTGCGGTCCTCATGCATCACCTCGCCTGGGTTCCCACGGTAATGCCAAGCAGCCACCAGCCAATGAAAGCCTTTCATCAGAAACACTGTTCTCACAGGGTAGACTCTCTGGCCAACTGTCACCCCTACAACCCACTGTGGGCACAGTTAg GAGATCTGTATGGTGCGTTGGGTTCTCCTGTTCGAGTGTGTCGTACTGTGGTTGTCGGGCGCAGTCGTGAGCTGGTGCAGCGTGTGCTGTACATTCTGTCCTACTTTGTCCGCTGCTCTGACCTCCTGGAaaacacacttcctcacacacagacagaaagtccTGCCGATCCATGCCCTTCTCAAACCACTAACCCCTTCTCCTGTTTCGAGAGGACCAATGAGAGACCATTTACCTGTGATTCAGAGGCTGCAAAGTCCACCCTTAACCCTGAAAAGACCAATGAGAGAACAGCTGATACAAATCCCACAGATCCGACTTGCAGTCTGGAGGAAACCAGCACAGAAGCAGGCGACTCTGACTCAGCTGCCTCCTCCCCCTTTTCTGAAACAACCAATGAGCAGCTAGGATGCGATCGGGAATGTTCATGGCAACTGGGACTAGAGCACTCGTTAGCCAATCCGAGCCCTCCTGTGCACAGAGTGCAGTTCATGATTGGCAGCCCAAAGGAGGGGGAGAACAACAGAGAATGTGAGACGAGGACTGGACATCGGTGTGAGCGTGGCTTACACAGGAAGATGCCCAGTAGGCTTTTAACAAACAGCTTGGACAGTTCGGATGAGGAGGAATCATCTCACAAGCAGACATGCGCAGGAAATGAAATGCCGCAACATGAGCTACCGCTCCCAAG CTGTGATGTGGAGCTCCGACCCGACATGAATCATTTCGGTCGCTCTCTGCTCGGAGGTTATAGTCCACAGTACATGCCTGACTTCGTCCTGCACGGCGTCACCTCGGATCAGCGGCTCAAGCAGTGCCTGATGGCCGACCTGGAACACACAGTACTG caccCTGCGTTGGACGAGCCAGTGGCTGAAGCCATGTGCATCGTGGCAGACACGGACCGCCTCAGCGTTCAGTTGGCTACTACGCAgcggcgtgtgtgtgagccagGCCAGCTAGGAAGAGACGTGATGGTCTCCAACCTcgtacacacactcctcacatcTGTGCTGCAGCTGCACACACTCAACATGGCCGCAGACTTT TGTGTCATGCATTTGGAGGACCGCTTGCAGGAGGTGTACTTCAAGAGCTGTTCTTTAGCAGAATATCTGAAAGGACAGCAACGAGTCCATGTAAAGGAACTGGGACTAGCGCTggg GATTGATTCCAGTGATCTTCCATTACTCACAGCTGTCGCCAGCACACACTCGCCCTACGTTGCGCAGATCCTTCTGTGA